The following coding sequences are from one Rathayibacter sp. SW19 window:
- a CDS encoding phosphotransferase, whose amino-acid sequence MTDTAALPEFNDPGGEEVPLLGGDVTDGLVRVGDTVRRPRGSAPSAVPRLLTALASIGFAGAPRYLGVDAQNRDVLTYLTGEVAGRPWPAWVADESRIASVARLVRAYDDAVAPLGVPEWARAMRMPDPPGTPPSIAGTPVLIGHLDITPENVVFTNGRASALIDFDLARPATRAEEVCNMLLWWGAWMPPADREPVLRNTDASARAAVLVNAYRLDPADRARLVALSINGADRSWHLMKYRSETLGGGWRRMWDAGVGERIRRRQFWLERNRSTLDAAVTATPAAEAQ is encoded by the coding sequence ATGACCGACACTGCGGCGCTCCCAGAGTTCAATGACCCGGGCGGCGAGGAAGTACCACTGCTCGGCGGCGACGTGACCGATGGGCTCGTGCGAGTCGGAGACACGGTGCGGCGCCCGCGCGGATCCGCGCCGTCTGCCGTGCCTCGCCTGCTGACCGCCCTCGCCTCGATCGGGTTCGCGGGTGCACCCCGCTACCTCGGCGTCGACGCACAGAATCGCGACGTACTGACGTATCTGACCGGCGAGGTGGCGGGGCGACCGTGGCCGGCCTGGGTGGCCGACGAGTCTCGTATCGCCAGTGTGGCGCGTTTGGTCCGCGCGTACGACGACGCTGTTGCGCCGCTCGGCGTACCAGAATGGGCGCGCGCAATGCGGATGCCAGACCCGCCAGGAACCCCGCCATCCATCGCAGGCACCCCCGTGCTCATCGGGCATCTGGACATCACGCCGGAGAACGTGGTTTTCACCAACGGCCGCGCGAGCGCACTCATCGACTTCGACCTGGCCCGCCCTGCGACTCGTGCCGAGGAGGTGTGCAACATGCTGCTCTGGTGGGGCGCATGGATGCCGCCTGCCGATCGCGAACCCGTGCTTCGCAACACGGATGCGAGCGCACGCGCGGCGGTCCTCGTGAATGCGTACCGGCTCGATCCCGCCGACCGTGCCCGCCTGGTCGCGCTGTCAATCAACGGCGCCGACCGGTCCTGGCACCTGATGAAGTATCGCAGCGAAACACTCGGAGGCGGTTGGCGCCGAATGTGGGATGCGGGCGTGGGCGAGCGCATCCGTCGCCGTCAGTTTTGGCTGGAACGCAACCGCTCCACGCTCGACGCCGCTGTGACGGCTACCCCTGCGGCAGAAGCACAGTAG
- a CDS encoding DUF5684 domain-containing protein has product MFELHVLTGLIATQTTAFNPTASIIGGLLGWIISIIALWPVFTKAGRPGWGAIIPIYNIYLLVKIAGYHGALVILYFIPIANIVMAIIVALGVGRAFGRGGAFSFFMLWLLSIIGYLIVGFGGSQYIGDGGDASKRVARA; this is encoded by the coding sequence ATGTTCGAGCTCCACGTGCTCACCGGCCTGATCGCCACCCAGACGACAGCGTTCAACCCGACGGCGTCGATCATCGGCGGGCTGCTCGGGTGGATCATTTCGATCATTGCCCTGTGGCCTGTTTTCACCAAGGCCGGCCGTCCTGGCTGGGGCGCGATCATTCCCATCTACAACATCTATCTGCTGGTCAAGATCGCCGGATACCACGGCGCGCTGGTCATTTTGTACTTCATTCCGATTGCGAACATCGTCATGGCGATCATCGTTGCGCTCGGCGTCGGCCGTGCATTCGGCAGGGGCGGGGCGTTCAGCTTCTTCATGCTGTGGCTGCTGTCGATCATCGGCTACCTCATCGTCGGCTTTGGCGGTTCGCAGTACATCGGCGACGGGGGCGATGCATCCAAGCGGGTGGCTCGCGCCTGA
- a CDS encoding thymidylate synthase yields the protein MTARTRGILIDEESLGEAWLAAAARILEHGRETHYDALPIRELEQVTIEVAEPDPNDAIIAELADPERLAWMHANFTDHSLVSELGDAASYASRLHDYGRTGRDQVAWVIDRLRSDAASRSATISTFEPLTDTSYVPCVSMLDFWLPDGSLELIAYCHSIDFGTKGYGNLVELAALQCEVARAVDAPVGRLTMIVKSAHVYATEYDSMRSTQAELYTALGARPRD from the coding sequence ATGACTGCTCGAACCCGCGGCATCCTGATCGATGAAGAGAGCCTCGGTGAAGCGTGGCTCGCCGCCGCGGCACGCATTCTCGAGCACGGTAGAGAGACACACTACGACGCGCTGCCGATCCGAGAGCTCGAGCAGGTCACCATCGAGGTTGCCGAGCCGGACCCGAATGATGCCATTATCGCGGAGCTTGCGGACCCGGAGCGACTGGCGTGGATGCACGCGAACTTCACCGATCACTCGTTGGTTTCGGAACTCGGCGACGCCGCCAGCTACGCGAGCCGCTTGCATGACTACGGTCGAACCGGCCGCGACCAGGTCGCCTGGGTCATCGATCGGCTCCGGTCGGATGCGGCATCCCGATCCGCGACGATCAGCACCTTCGAACCGCTCACCGATACCAGCTACGTCCCGTGTGTGAGCATGCTCGACTTCTGGCTGCCCGATGGCTCACTGGAACTCATCGCCTACTGTCACAGCATCGACTTCGGCACCAAGGGCTACGGGAATTTGGTGGAGCTGGCTGCCCTGCAGTGCGAAGTCGCTCGAGCCGTGGACGCTCCGGTCGGCCGACTGACGATGATCGTGAAGTCCGCACACGTTTACGCGACGGAGTATGACTCGATGCGCTCCACGCAGGCCGAGTTGTACACAGCGCTCGGCGCCCGGCCACGGGATTGA
- a CDS encoding bifunctional proline dehydrogenase/L-glutamate gamma-semialdehyde dehydrogenase gives MTPPSAGAETRPSELSIAAIALVEQWLASGTGTVGEDGKRTTVDRAAERLAGVLKDPNGLDFAVGFVDGVARPQDLFVAGYNLQRIAKKVPAFLPWYMRFAIWLGGVFGPVVPWIVIPIARAVLRRMVGHLVVDATPAKLGAAIAQLRASTSSATGSTSSATGSTSSATGSGGAPGPRLNLNLLGEAVLGEKEAARRLDGTRTLLSRDDVDYVSIKVSSIASQLSMWSFDEAVTRVVERLTPLYELAAASRPTKFINLDMEEYHDLGLTIAVFQRILSQPQLQQLEAGIVLQAYLPDALDALQGLTEWAQARRAGGGAPIKVRLVKGANLAMERVDAIVHGWPQAPYGSKQSTDANYKRVLDWALTPDHTHAVKLGIAGHNLFDVAFAWLLATRRGVEDRVEFEMLLGMATEQADAVTRTVGRLLLYTPVVHPHEFDVAISYLIRRLEENASSENFMSAVFELTENRALFEREKQRFLASVAEFEADEGPHGLAPLPNRTQDRGREWQDAADTTLFRPSPILLDPASTEDGLTAAVLGLQRGGSGGSDGADTGAPLTEMVQVIRSGPSASSGTAASAGTAASSETGEGSGTERDGFRNEADTDPALPANRAWGRRILSRVATSELGMATILNAGVTDAAALDRVIASVRDAGQRWGYWLGVDRGAALDRAGLALSANRDRLIEVMASETGKTIAEADVEVSEAVDFAHYYAARARELDTVQGAVFSPSKLTVVTPPWNFPVAIPAGSVLAALASGSGVIIKPAPQAKRSAAIMVEALWEAGIARELLALVDVDEGALGQQLISDPRVDRVILTGAYETAKLFRSWRPDLPLLAETSGKNAIIVTPNADYDLAVADIVKSAFGHSGQKCSAASLVILVGSVAKSERFRNQLVDAVTSLHVGYPQDALSQMGPLIEPASGKLLHALTTLGGSEEWLVTPRQLDETGRLWSPGVRTGVQPGSYFHLTEFFGPVLGIMHARNLTEAIRYQNAVDYGLTAGLHSLDSDELALWLATVQAGNLYVNRGITGAIVQRQPFGGWKRSSVGAGAKAGGPNYLFGLGSWLPETGHSSSSLHLRGLEARVTQLIESGQSSMSYEDFDRVRRSALSDAIAAATEFNQVKDVSGLGVERNVFRYRPVPVSIRLSEGSELPDLLRILAAATVVKSPFDVSAPQKLPSTLRQVLRSRDIPVVVESDATWLGRVAASGPGVSRAGAAALNGATPSRTVIGGVEREVHRIRLIGGDPLALAGALRGTPDIAVYAGAVTPSGRVELLPFVHEQAISITNHRFGNPTHLSEGVI, from the coding sequence ATGACCCCGCCATCCGCCGGAGCTGAAACACGCCCGTCAGAACTTTCCATCGCTGCAATCGCACTGGTCGAACAATGGCTGGCATCAGGCACCGGCACGGTCGGCGAAGACGGCAAGCGCACCACCGTCGACCGGGCCGCTGAACGGCTTGCCGGCGTGCTGAAAGACCCGAACGGGCTGGATTTCGCCGTCGGTTTCGTGGACGGCGTAGCCCGGCCACAGGATTTGTTCGTCGCCGGGTACAACCTGCAGCGCATCGCGAAGAAGGTGCCGGCGTTCCTGCCCTGGTACATGCGTTTCGCGATCTGGCTCGGCGGCGTCTTCGGGCCAGTCGTGCCGTGGATCGTCATCCCGATCGCTCGCGCCGTCCTTCGCCGAATGGTCGGCCATCTCGTCGTAGATGCGACTCCCGCCAAGCTCGGTGCTGCCATCGCACAGCTCCGCGCTTCGACAAGCTCAGCGACCGGCTCGACAAGCTCAGCGACCGGCTCGACAAGCTCAGCGACCGGCTCGGGTGGTGCGCCCGGTCCGCGCCTGAACCTCAACCTGCTCGGCGAGGCGGTGCTCGGCGAGAAGGAGGCGGCCCGCCGCCTCGACGGCACCCGTACCCTGTTGAGCCGGGACGACGTCGACTACGTGTCGATCAAAGTTTCTTCGATCGCCAGCCAACTGTCGATGTGGTCGTTCGACGAGGCCGTCACGCGCGTGGTCGAACGATTGACTCCTCTGTACGAGCTGGCCGCTGCCAGTCGCCCCACCAAGTTCATCAACCTCGACATGGAGGAATACCACGACTTGGGCCTGACCATCGCGGTGTTTCAGCGCATCCTGAGCCAGCCGCAATTGCAGCAGCTCGAGGCAGGCATCGTCTTACAGGCCTATCTGCCCGACGCGCTGGATGCCCTGCAGGGTCTCACCGAGTGGGCGCAGGCCCGCCGGGCAGGCGGAGGAGCGCCGATCAAGGTACGCCTGGTCAAGGGTGCGAACCTCGCGATGGAGCGGGTGGATGCGATCGTGCACGGCTGGCCGCAGGCGCCGTACGGCAGCAAACAGTCGACCGACGCCAACTACAAGCGTGTGCTCGACTGGGCGCTCACCCCCGATCACACGCACGCGGTGAAGCTCGGCATCGCGGGGCACAACCTGTTCGACGTCGCCTTCGCCTGGCTCCTGGCCACCCGGCGCGGTGTCGAGGATCGCGTCGAATTCGAGATGCTCCTCGGCATGGCGACAGAACAAGCGGATGCCGTCACCCGCACCGTCGGCCGCCTCCTGCTCTACACACCGGTCGTTCACCCGCACGAATTCGACGTCGCGATCTCCTACTTGATTCGCCGTCTGGAAGAGAACGCCAGCAGCGAGAACTTCATGTCTGCGGTGTTCGAATTGACCGAGAATCGGGCCCTGTTCGAGCGCGAAAAGCAACGTTTTCTTGCGTCGGTCGCGGAATTCGAAGCGGATGAGGGCCCGCACGGGCTCGCTCCTCTGCCGAACCGCACCCAGGACCGCGGCCGCGAGTGGCAGGACGCCGCCGACACCACACTGTTCCGCCCGTCGCCCATCCTCCTCGACCCCGCTTCAACCGAGGATGGCCTGACCGCTGCGGTGCTGGGATTGCAGCGAGGCGGTTCCGGCGGATCAGATGGTGCCGACACCGGTGCGCCTCTCACGGAAATGGTTCAGGTGATCCGCTCAGGCCCTTCGGCAAGCTCAGGGACCGCGGCAAGCGCAGGGACCGCGGCAAGCTCAGAGACCGGGGAAGGCTCAGGGACCGAGCGCGATGGCTTCCGCAACGAGGCGGACACCGACCCCGCCCTGCCTGCGAACCGCGCGTGGGGGCGTCGCATCCTGAGCCGGGTGGCGACATCCGAATTGGGGATGGCCACGATTCTGAACGCGGGCGTAACGGATGCCGCCGCGCTCGATCGTGTGATCGCTAGCGTGCGCGATGCCGGCCAGCGCTGGGGTTACTGGCTCGGCGTCGACCGGGGGGCAGCGCTCGATCGGGCGGGGCTGGCGCTTTCCGCCAACCGTGATCGTCTGATCGAGGTGATGGCGTCCGAGACCGGAAAGACCATCGCGGAGGCAGATGTTGAGGTCAGCGAAGCGGTCGATTTCGCCCACTACTATGCGGCGCGGGCGCGTGAGCTCGACACGGTGCAGGGCGCCGTTTTCTCGCCGTCGAAGCTGACCGTGGTGACGCCGCCCTGGAACTTCCCGGTGGCAATTCCGGCCGGAAGCGTGCTTGCCGCACTCGCGTCGGGAAGCGGCGTGATCATCAAGCCTGCGCCACAGGCGAAGCGCTCGGCGGCGATCATGGTCGAAGCGCTGTGGGAGGCCGGGATCGCCCGCGAGTTGCTCGCGCTCGTCGATGTTGACGAGGGAGCCCTCGGACAGCAGTTGATCTCAGACCCTCGCGTCGACCGTGTCATTCTGACCGGCGCGTATGAGACGGCGAAGCTGTTTCGGTCTTGGCGGCCGGACCTTCCCCTGCTCGCCGAGACCAGCGGCAAGAACGCGATCATCGTCACACCGAACGCCGACTACGATCTTGCGGTCGCCGACATCGTCAAGAGTGCGTTCGGGCATTCCGGCCAGAAGTGCTCTGCTGCGAGCCTGGTCATCCTGGTCGGGTCGGTGGCGAAGTCGGAGCGTTTCCGCAACCAGCTCGTCGACGCTGTCACCAGCCTGCACGTCGGCTACCCGCAGGATGCCCTCAGTCAGATGGGGCCGCTGATCGAGCCGGCGTCCGGCAAGCTTCTGCACGCGCTCACCACGCTCGGAGGCAGCGAGGAGTGGCTGGTCACACCTCGGCAGCTGGATGAGACTGGCCGCCTATGGTCGCCCGGCGTGCGCACCGGTGTGCAGCCCGGGTCCTACTTCCACCTCACCGAGTTCTTCGGCCCTGTGCTCGGGATCATGCACGCTCGCAATCTGACGGAGGCAATCCGCTATCAGAACGCGGTCGACTACGGACTCACTGCAGGGCTGCACTCACTCGACTCCGACGAACTCGCTCTGTGGCTCGCCACGGTTCAGGCCGGCAACCTCTATGTGAATCGCGGCATCACCGGTGCGATCGTGCAACGCCAGCCGTTCGGCGGCTGGAAGCGCTCGTCGGTCGGCGCCGGAGCGAAAGCCGGCGGCCCCAACTATCTGTTCGGGCTGGGCTCGTGGCTGCCGGAGACCGGACATTCCAGTTCGAGTCTGCATCTGCGCGGGCTCGAGGCACGAGTCACACAGTTGATCGAATCCGGTCAGTCGTCGATGAGTTATGAGGACTTCGATCGGGTGCGCCGCTCGGCATTGAGCGACGCGATCGCCGCCGCGACCGAGTTCAATCAGGTGAAAGACGTCTCCGGGCTCGGCGTGGAACGCAATGTGTTCCGCTACCGGCCGGTGCCGGTCAGCATCCGGCTGTCCGAGGGCTCCGAGCTTCCCGACCTGCTCCGCATTCTCGCGGCTGCGACCGTCGTGAAGTCGCCGTTCGACGTGAGCGCACCGCAGAAACTGCCGAGCACGCTCCGCCAGGTGTTGCGCTCGCGCGACATTCCGGTGGTCGTCGAATCGGATGCGACGTGGCTCGGCCGCGTTGCGGCATCCGGCCCGGGCGTGAGTCGCGCTGGTGCTGCTGCGTTGAACGGCGCCACACCGAGCCGAACAGTGATCGGGGGAGTCGAACGTGAGGTGCATCGCATCCGCCTGATCGGGGGAGACCCGCTGGCCCTTGCCGGGGCGCTGCGCGGAACGCCGGACATCGCGGTGTATGCGGGCGCGGTGACGCCGTCTGGCAGAGTTGAGCTGCTGCCGTTCGTGCACGAACAGGCGATCTCGATCACGAATCACCGCTTCGGCAACCCGACGCACCTGAGTGAAGGCGTCATCTGA
- a CDS encoding pyridoxal phosphate-dependent decarboxylase family protein, with product MSQQSPKRMHEVSGETTALVDLVLDYSRRRILSSDTQLDKPLSEGELRQQASGSICEDGLGAERALALFENVLAPACITTDHPQYLSFIPTAPTKAATAFDLVVSASALYAGSWLEGSGAVFAENEVLAWLAREFGLPATAGGVFVQGGTLGNLSALVAARDHARSQRESVGAKLPARWKIVCSAEAHSSIASAARVMDVDVVPVSPSAGGMLSGDNVQAALEEGGASIFAVVATAGSTNFGIVDDIASIAALKGDFDFWLHVDGAYGLTGMLSPLVRHRFAGVEHADSVIVDPHKWLFAPFDACALIYRDPEAGRHAHTQHAEYLDTLTDAAEWSPSDYAVQLTRRARGLPLWFSLATYGENAYRQAIGASISLAQDIAREIESREGFRLVRPPQLSVVVFERDGWTRDDYAAWSARLLAEQLAFVTPSSHQGRPNTRFAIVNPMTTFEQLTGILDTMM from the coding sequence ATGAGCCAGCAGTCACCGAAACGGATGCACGAAGTATCGGGCGAGACAACGGCGCTGGTCGATCTGGTGCTCGACTATTCGCGGCGTCGCATCCTCAGCAGCGACACGCAGCTCGACAAACCACTCTCGGAAGGCGAGTTGAGGCAGCAGGCATCGGGCTCGATCTGCGAAGACGGCCTCGGTGCCGAGCGCGCCCTCGCCCTCTTCGAAAACGTGCTGGCGCCCGCGTGCATCACCACGGATCATCCGCAATATCTGTCGTTCATTCCGACCGCGCCGACCAAGGCAGCCACAGCCTTCGACCTCGTGGTCTCGGCAAGTGCGCTCTATGCGGGCTCCTGGCTGGAAGGCTCCGGCGCTGTGTTCGCCGAGAACGAGGTGCTTGCCTGGTTGGCGCGTGAGTTCGGGCTGCCCGCCACTGCCGGCGGGGTCTTCGTTCAGGGTGGCACGCTGGGCAACCTCTCCGCCCTGGTCGCGGCACGTGATCACGCGCGATCGCAGCGGGAGAGTGTCGGCGCGAAGCTGCCCGCGCGCTGGAAGATCGTCTGCAGCGCCGAGGCGCACTCGTCGATCGCGTCGGCGGCGCGGGTGATGGATGTCGACGTTGTGCCGGTGTCCCCGTCGGCGGGCGGAATGCTGAGCGGTGACAACGTGCAGGCAGCGCTCGAGGAGGGCGGAGCATCCATCTTCGCGGTCGTCGCGACAGCAGGATCGACGAACTTCGGAATCGTCGACGACATCGCTTCGATCGCAGCCTTGAAAGGCGACTTCGACTTCTGGCTGCACGTGGATGGTGCGTACGGGCTCACCGGGATGCTCTCGCCGTTGGTTCGGCACCGTTTCGCCGGTGTCGAACACGCCGACTCGGTGATCGTCGACCCGCATAAATGGCTGTTCGCACCCTTTGACGCCTGCGCGCTCATCTACCGCGACCCTGAGGCGGGCCGCCACGCCCACACGCAGCACGCCGAATATCTGGACACCCTCACCGACGCGGCCGAATGGAGCCCGTCGGACTACGCGGTGCAACTGACGCGCCGGGCGCGCGGGCTTCCGCTCTGGTTCTCGCTCGCAACCTATGGCGAGAACGCGTACCGCCAGGCGATCGGTGCGTCGATCTCGCTCGCACAGGACATCGCGAGGGAGATCGAGTCGCGAGAGGGCTTTCGTCTCGTGCGCCCGCCGCAACTGTCTGTGGTGGTGTTCGAACGCGACGGCTGGACGCGCGACGACTATGCCGCTTGGTCCGCGCGGCTCCTTGCGGAGCAACTCGCGTTCGTCACCCCGAGCTCACATCAGGGCCGGCCGAACACCCGGTTCGCCATCGTGAACCCGATGACGACATTCGAGCAGCTCACCGGCATCCTCGACACGATGATGTGA
- a CDS encoding GntR family transcriptional regulator — protein MLSIDPGSATPPFEQLRMQIIEAVRNGELVAGARLPTVRKLADDLGLAPNTVARSYRELEQGEVIETRGRQGSFIAATGDVTHRQAQVAASAFALRMSELGIPTDEATKLVTAALRHTSGPR, from the coding sequence ATGTTGAGCATCGACCCTGGCTCTGCGACACCGCCGTTCGAGCAGTTGCGCATGCAGATCATCGAGGCGGTGCGTAACGGCGAACTCGTTGCAGGCGCACGCCTGCCGACGGTGCGCAAACTCGCAGATGACCTCGGGCTCGCCCCGAACACGGTCGCGCGCAGCTATCGCGAACTTGAACAAGGCGAGGTGATCGAGACGCGAGGCCGGCAAGGCTCGTTCATCGCGGCGACAGGAGATGTGACGCACCGGCAAGCGCAGGTGGCGGCATCCGCTTTCGCGCTGCGGATGTCTGAACTCGGCATCCCCACGGACGAGGCGACCAAGCTGGTCACCGCCGCGCTGCGGCATACGAGCGGCCCGCGATGA
- a CDS encoding phytoene desaturase family protein, whose amino-acid sequence MTDAQAPVSPTHDVVIVGGGHNGLTAAAYLAKAGKSVIVLERLDAVGGAAVSAQLFDGVEAWLSRYSYLVSLLPQRIIDDLGLDIRLARRRYSSYTPVPGDADGRGLLIDNENAAATAESFTQIGAGADAGPFSLFYEHCARLTRALWPTLTEPLLTRSEAHTLVADDAVWQAMIERPIGEIIESQLADDLVRGVVLTDALIGTFARAGDQSLDQNRCFLYHLIGGGTGRWDVPIGGMGAVTTELARAARDAGARIVTRAEVTSVSPTGEVYYRRGEHERVVVGAWVLANVAPYQLEQLLTPAGRVASEERARVSRPTLPETTVPDLDTGLDTGLDTGLDTGLDTLADARYSTTVFNARDSTTVFGTRYSTTVFGARDSTDETPEGAQVKVNLAVRRLPRLRDASVDPAAAFGGTFHINEGYHQLEKAHRDAELGIIPDPLPCEIYCHTLADSTILDPELAASGAHTLTVFGLHTPHRWLTAENNDEMRRRLQAAVLTSLNSVLAEPIEDLLLTDAHGAACIETKTTLDIENALRMPGGNIFHGPLSWPFVEDDAELRTPAERWGVATRHPQILVCGSGARRGGAVSGLGGHNAAMAVLESD is encoded by the coding sequence ATGACGGATGCGCAGGCGCCAGTAAGTCCCACCCACGATGTCGTGATCGTCGGCGGCGGGCACAACGGGCTGACGGCGGCTGCCTACCTGGCGAAGGCCGGCAAGAGCGTGATTGTTCTCGAGCGACTGGATGCCGTCGGCGGCGCCGCGGTCAGCGCGCAGCTGTTCGACGGGGTCGAGGCGTGGCTGTCCCGATACTCGTATCTGGTCAGCCTGCTGCCGCAGCGTATCATCGACGACCTGGGCCTGGACATCCGCCTGGCTCGGCGGCGCTACTCTTCGTACACGCCAGTGCCAGGCGATGCGGATGGCCGCGGCCTGCTCATCGACAACGAGAACGCCGCGGCGACCGCGGAATCGTTCACTCAGATCGGGGCAGGCGCGGATGCCGGCCCGTTCTCTCTGTTCTACGAGCATTGCGCCCGGCTCACGCGAGCGCTGTGGCCGACGCTGACGGAGCCGCTGCTGACTCGCAGCGAGGCGCACACGCTCGTCGCGGATGATGCTGTTTGGCAGGCCATGATCGAGCGGCCGATCGGCGAGATCATCGAGAGCCAGCTTGCCGATGACCTCGTGCGCGGTGTCGTGTTGACGGATGCCCTGATCGGCACGTTCGCACGTGCCGGCGACCAGTCGCTCGACCAGAATCGTTGCTTCCTCTATCACCTGATCGGCGGCGGCACCGGCCGCTGGGACGTGCCGATCGGCGGCATGGGCGCGGTCACGACCGAGCTCGCCCGGGCAGCGCGAGATGCCGGCGCCCGCATCGTCACGCGCGCCGAGGTCACGAGCGTCTCGCCGACCGGCGAGGTGTACTACCGGCGTGGTGAGCACGAACGGGTGGTTGTCGGTGCCTGGGTGCTCGCGAACGTCGCACCGTATCAGTTGGAACAACTGTTGACACCCGCTGGTCGAGTAGCGAGCGAGGAACGAGCACGCGTATCGAGACCAACACTCCCCGAGACCACCGTGCCGGATCTCGATACGGGTCTCGATACGGGTCTCGATACGGGTCTCGATACGGGTCTCGATACGCTCGCTGACGCTCGCTACTCGACCACCGTCTTTAATGCTCGCGACTCGACCACCGTCTTTGGCACTCGCTACTCGACCACCGTCTTTGGCGCTCGCGACTCGACCGACGAAACACCGGAGGGCGCCCAGGTCAAGGTGAATCTGGCGGTGAGGCGCCTGCCGAGGCTGCGCGATGCATCCGTTGACCCGGCAGCGGCGTTCGGCGGCACATTCCATATCAATGAGGGCTACCACCAGCTCGAAAAGGCACACAGGGATGCTGAACTCGGCATCATCCCCGATCCCTTGCCCTGCGAGATCTACTGCCACACGCTGGCCGACTCGACGATCCTCGACCCGGAGCTCGCTGCATCCGGAGCCCACACACTCACCGTGTTCGGCCTGCACACGCCGCATCGCTGGCTGACCGCCGAGAACAACGACGAGATGCGACGCAGGTTGCAAGCCGCGGTACTGACGTCGCTGAACTCAGTGCTCGCCGAGCCGATCGAGGATCTACTGCTGACGGATGCACATGGCGCGGCGTGCATCGAGACTAAGACGACGCTCGACATCGAAAACGCGCTCCGGATGCCCGGAGGCAACATCTTCCACGGCCCGCTGTCCTGGCCGTTCGTGGAGGACGATGCCGAGTTGCGCACGCCGGCCGAGCGCTGGGGGGTCGCGACGCGGCATCCGCAGATCTTGGTGTGCGGGTCAGGTGCGCGGCGCGGCGGCGCGGTCAGCGGTCTCGGCGGTCACAATGCGGCGATGGCCGTGCTGGAGAGCGACTGA
- a CDS encoding winged helix-turn-helix transcriptional regulator, whose protein sequence is MRGGRALLVVGVLQAGPLRFTALQHRVRGISQRMLTLTLRQLERDGLASRTSFPESPPRVEYELTPLGHTLIEPVLGLAARTSVHGGTIEANRAAFDEAREEA, encoded by the coding sequence TTGCGGGGCGGCCGCGCACTGCTCGTCGTCGGTGTGCTGCAGGCTGGCCCCTTGCGGTTCACCGCGCTGCAGCACCGCGTGCGCGGCATCTCCCAACGGATGCTCACCCTCACCCTCAGGCAACTCGAGCGAGACGGCCTCGCCTCTCGAACCAGCTTTCCCGAGTCCCCGCCGCGCGTCGAGTACGAACTCACCCCGCTCGGACATACTCTCATCGAGCCCGTGCTCGGGCTGGCCGCGCGGACGAGCGTTCACGGCGGCACAATTGAAGCGAACAGGGCGGCCTTTGACGAGGCCCGTGAGGAGGCGTGA
- a CDS encoding aldo/keto reductase family oxidoreductase: protein MTSTPADNLSSSTLPGGSFTLAADLTLTRMGYGAMQLAGPRVFGPPADRDGARAVLRAAVELGITHIDTADFYGPYVTNEIIKEAFFPYPSDLHIVTKVGSLRDAGGNWNHARSREQLRQAVHDNLTRLGLDSLDLVNLRVGGFAGPTPGSIAEPFTVLAELRQEGLIRHLGVSTVSADQVAEAQAIAPVVSVQNFYNIANRQDDALIDSLTEQGIAYVPYFPLGGFSPLQSDTLNRVADRLGAAPMGVALAWLLQRSPNILLIPGTSSVAHLRENVAGAGIELTGEDVAELDSIAD, encoded by the coding sequence ATGACATCGACACCCGCAGACAATCTCTCCAGCTCGACACTCCCGGGCGGCTCTTTCACGCTCGCCGCCGACCTCACCCTTACACGCATGGGTTACGGGGCGATGCAACTCGCCGGCCCGCGAGTATTCGGGCCGCCCGCCGATCGCGACGGCGCACGTGCTGTTCTGCGGGCGGCCGTCGAACTGGGGATCACCCACATCGACACCGCCGACTTCTACGGGCCATACGTGACCAACGAAATCATCAAGGAGGCGTTCTTCCCCTACCCGAGTGACCTTCACATCGTGACGAAGGTCGGTTCGCTGAGGGACGCAGGCGGCAACTGGAATCACGCGCGATCCCGCGAACAACTCCGCCAAGCGGTGCACGACAACCTCACGCGCCTCGGCCTGGACAGTCTCGATCTGGTCAACCTGCGCGTCGGCGGGTTCGCCGGCCCAACCCCGGGATCCATCGCCGAACCGTTCACCGTGTTGGCTGAACTGCGGCAGGAGGGCTTGATCCGGCATCTGGGTGTCAGCACGGTCAGCGCTGATCAAGTGGCCGAGGCGCAGGCGATCGCACCGGTCGTCTCGGTGCAGAACTTCTATAACATCGCCAACCGGCAGGACGACGCGCTGATCGACTCGCTCACCGAACAGGGGATCGCGTACGTACCGTACTTTCCGTTGGGCGGGTTCTCTCCATTGCAGTCCGACACCCTGAACCGGGTCGCCGATCGCCTTGGCGCTGCCCCGATGGGGGTGGCGTTGGCTTGGCTTCTGCAGCGCTCCCCCAACATCTTGCTCATCCCCGGCACGTCCTCGGTCGCGCACCTGCGCGAAAACGTCGCTGGCGCCGGAATTGAATTGACCGGCGAAGACGTTGCGGAGTTGGATTCCATCGCCGACTGA